One window of the Zea mays cultivar B73 chromosome 3, Zm-B73-REFERENCE-NAM-5.0, whole genome shotgun sequence genome contains the following:
- the LOC100304330 gene encoding Probable 1-acyl-sn-glycerol-3-phosphate acyltransferase 5-like, protein MNGSSGSQGHHVSGEKKQVCHVSRPILNNGPKHRPLTPMRRCRGVACVVIILSTAFLLVVYLAPITTFAVRLFSVHYSRKATSFLFGMWLSLWPFLFEKINKTKVVFSGENVPPKRRVLLFANHRTEVDWMYLWDLALRKGHLGYIKYILKSSLMKLPIFSWAFHIFEFIPVERKWEIDEAIIQNKLSKFKNPRDPIWLAVFPEGTDYTEKKCIMSQEYASEHGLPMLEHVLLPKTKGFICCLQELRSSLDAVYDVTIAYKHRLPDFLDNVYGVDPSEVHIHVRMVQLHHIPTTEDKITEWMVERFRQKDQLLADFFMKGHFPDEGTEGDLSTPKCLANFLTVVCLTAICLYLTLFSFVWFKVYVVASCAYLSFVTYYSILPPQLIGSPEGDVKAKKVV, encoded by the exons ATGAACGGTTCAAGTGGTTCCCAAGGGCATCATGTCAGTGGAGAGAAGAAGCAAGTGTGTCATGTTAGCCGGCCCATTCTTAACAATGGACCAAAGCACCGTCCATTGACCCCCATGAGGCGATGCCGTGGTGTAGCATGTGTAGTGATTATACTGTCAACAGCATTCCTGTTGGTAGTTTACTTGGCTCCTATTACTACTTTTGCTGTGCGGCTGTTCAGTGTGCATTACAGCCGAAAGGCGACTTCCTTTCTATTTGGAATGTGGTTATCTTTATGGCCGTTCTTGTTTGAGAAGATAAACAAAACCAAGGTTGTCTTCTCCGGTGAAAATGTGCCTCCAAAACGACGTGTATTGTTATTTGCTAACCACAGGACCGAGGTTGACTGGATGTACTTGTGGGATCTTGCACTGAGGAAAGGCCATTTAGGATATATCAAGTACATACTTAAGAGCAGCTTGATGAAGTTGCCTATTTTTAGCTGGGCATTTCACATTTTTGAGTTTATCCCGGTAGAACGGAAATGGGAGATTGATGAAGCAATTATTCAGAACAAGCTATCAAAATTTAAGAACCCGAGAGATCCTATCTGGTTGGCGGTTTTTCCTGAAGGCACGGATTATAC TGAGAAGAAATGCATCATGAGTCAAGAGTATGCTTCAGAACATGGCTTGCCTATGCTAGAACATGTCCTCCTTCCAAAGACAAAGGGCTTCATTTGTTGTTTGCAAGAGCTGAGGAGTTCCTTAGATGCAG TTTATGATGTCACAATAGCATACAAGCATCGACTCCCAGATTTTCTGGACAATGTGTATGGCGTTGATCCTTCTGAAGTCCACATCCACGTCAGAATGGTTCAGCTCCATCACATCCCCACAACAGAAGACAAGATAACAGAATGGATGGTAGAGAGGTTTAGGCAGAAGGACCAGCTCCTGGCAGATTTCTTCATGAAGGGGCACTTTCCTGATGAAGGAACTGAAGGAGATCTGTCGACGCCGAAGTGCCTGGCAAACTTCTTAACAGTAGTATGCTTGACGGCCATCTGTTTGTACCTAACTCTTTTCTCATTTGTGTGGTTCAAGGTCTATGTTGTAGCAAGCTGCGCTTACCTCTCATTTGTTACCTATTACTCCATACTACCACCCCAACTGATAGGTTCACCAGAGGGTGATGTCAAGGCCAAAAAGGTTGTGTAG